In Candidatus Limnocylindrales bacterium, a single window of DNA contains:
- a CDS encoding NADPH-dependent F420 reductase: MKIGILGTGDVGQVLGSGFVKLGHWIKMGSRNPDQEKVKAWLAKTGANASAGTFAEAAAFGDLVVLATLWTGTENAIRLADPKNLAGKVVIDATNPLDFSSMPPKLAVGHTDSGGEQVQRWLPNSHVVKAFNSVGSPHMVHPDFPGGPPDMFICGNDSKAKETVTDLLKAFGWSVVDIGGIEGSRYLEPLAMIWILQFFRTRSGNHAFKLLRK, from the coding sequence ATGAAAATAGGTATTCTTGGAACAGGGGATGTAGGTCAGGTATTGGGATCTGGATTTGTGAAACTAGGCCACTGGATTAAAATGGGATCTCGAAATCCTGACCAGGAAAAAGTTAAGGCCTGGCTTGCCAAGACGGGGGCTAATGCTTCGGCGGGGACCTTTGCAGAGGCTGCAGCCTTTGGGGATCTTGTGGTACTGGCTACACTATGGACCGGAACGGAAAATGCAATTCGTCTGGCGGATCCTAAAAACCTGGCCGGGAAAGTTGTGATCGATGCAACCAATCCTCTGGATTTCTCCTCCATGCCTCCTAAACTGGCAGTAGGCCACACAGATTCCGGTGGGGAGCAGGTACAACGCTGGCTTCCAAACTCCCATGTAGTAAAAGCCTTCAACAGTGTGGGTAGCCCGCATATGGTTCATCCGGATTTTCCAGGAGGTCCACCTGATATGTTTATCTGTGGTAATGATAGCAAGGCCAAGGAAACCGTAACGGATTTGCTGAAGGCGTTTGGGTGGTCTGTGGTCGATATCGGTGGGATCGAAGGGTCCCGATATCTCGAACCCCTGGCCATGATCTGGATTCTCCAGTTCTTCAGGACCCGAAGTGGAAACCATGCCTTTAAGCTTCTGCGGAAATAA
- a CDS encoding nucleoside deaminase yields MVIQEVGQQYLTRIQPTTEGIRTWRTYLKEYQFNKNYPDDAYVWLTCILALEAVGVGNFGVGCILVNNQGDVLVQGHNKIFHPYFRSDRHAEMVVMDDFEDAHPEPTGLDAYTLYTSLEPCPMCLVRLSTSRINKILFAAPDVPGGMVHRMNNLPPFWFELAQGKIFSQAQCSPDLVHAATQILLLNLDELTTEVKVRQRKLR; encoded by the coding sequence ATGGTAATTCAGGAGGTAGGACAGCAATATTTGACCAGGATTCAACCAACAACGGAAGGTATTCGTACCTGGAGAACCTATCTCAAGGAGTATCAATTTAATAAAAACTATCCGGACGATGCCTATGTGTGGCTTACCTGTATTCTGGCGTTGGAGGCCGTTGGGGTCGGCAACTTTGGGGTTGGGTGTATTTTGGTTAACAATCAAGGTGACGTATTAGTTCAAGGACATAACAAAATATTCCATCCCTACTTTCGAAGTGATCGACATGCTGAAATGGTTGTCATGGATGACTTTGAGGATGCCCATCCAGAACCCACCGGGTTAGATGCTTACACTTTATATACCTCTCTGGAGCCCTGCCCCATGTGCCTGGTACGATTAAGTACCTCGAGGATAAACAAAATCCTATTTGCTGCCCCAGATGTGCCAGGGGGTATGGTTCATCGCATGAATAACTTACCACCTTTCTGGTTTGAATTGGCCCAAGGGAAAATATTTAGCCAGGCCCAGTGCTCGCCGGATTTGGTTCATGCGGCTACGCAGATCCTACTTCTTAATTTAGATGAACTAACGACTGAAGTCAAAGTCAGACAGCGTAAGCTGAGGTAA
- a CDS encoding SDR family oxidoreductase, producing the protein MIERKPRLAGKVAIVTGAGSRGPGIGNGKATAILFAREGAKVLLVDKFADRAEETHRIIQEEGGESTVFEADVTQENRARDMVEYTVEQYGRLDILHNNVGVGMPGSVLDVTEGDWDRTMAINLKSMLFCSKYAIPKMIQGGGGAIINISSVAGMRGHGLVAYAVSKGGVIALTRTMAVQHARDNIRVNCIAPGPVYTPMVAESLTEEERNLRKNAVPLGIEGTAWDVAWAAVYLASDEARWVTGVVLPVDGGLTATTHPIVTRMTFSER; encoded by the coding sequence ATGATAGAAAGAAAACCACGGCTGGCCGGGAAGGTTGCCATTGTCACAGGAGCCGGCTCCAGAGGACCAGGCATTGGTAATGGCAAGGCCACGGCCATTCTCTTTGCCCGAGAAGGAGCCAAAGTTCTGCTGGTAGATAAATTTGCCGATCGCGCTGAAGAAACCCATCGGATCATCCAGGAGGAAGGGGGAGAAAGTACCGTGTTTGAGGCCGATGTGACCCAGGAAAACCGGGCGCGAGATATGGTTGAATATACCGTAGAGCAATATGGAAGATTGGACATCTTACATAATAACGTTGGAGTAGGAATGCCCGGATCTGTTCTGGATGTGACCGAGGGGGATTGGGACCGAACCATGGCCATTAATCTAAAAAGCATGCTGTTTTGTAGCAAATATGCCATCCCCAAAATGATCCAGGGGGGTGGTGGCGCTATTATCAATATTTCTTCTGTGGCCGGAATGCGAGGCCACGGCCTTGTTGCTTACGCCGTCTCCAAAGGCGGTGTTATTGCCCTCACACGGACCATGGCAGTCCAACATGCCAGGGACAACATTCGGGTAAATTGTATTGCTCCAGGCCCTGTTTATACCCCCATGGTTGCCGAGAGTCTGACCGAAGAAGAGCGTAACCTCCGTAAGAACGCGGTACCCTTGGGCATCGAAGGTACGGCATGGGATGTTGCCTGGGCAGCTGTCTATCTGGCCAGCGATGAGGCACGATGGGTGACCGGTGTGGTATTACCGGTTGATGGGGGTTTAACAGCCACAACCCATCCTATTGTTACACGGATGACCTTCTCCGAACGGTAA
- a CDS encoding BMP family protein, with protein sequence MVRFKNLVGFIGLILAVQFLLPYQVQSGDKKLKVAMILPGRINDVSWNQAAYEGLKQAEKELGVEIAYTENVSVADVERVLREYATAGYDLILAHSFNYGDAVFKVAQDFPKIKFGWATGFKSAPNVAFYDWPAHEVGYLVGMLAASMSKTGKVGALGGFDVPDVVRALEGFKLGAKAANPEIKVFTTYIGDWEDAAKAKEAALAHIENGADVVYINGDGISYGVIEAAREKGVYAIGGIADQYSLAPETVLSSTVLNVGFTIKKIIEDVQTGKFKESYLYSLKEGGVDIAPYHELEKVIPQEVKDKIAKAKKDILEGKLQVPDIVKPTE encoded by the coding sequence ATGGTTCGATTCAAAAATCTTGTGGGGTTTATAGGTTTGATTTTAGCTGTTCAGTTTTTACTCCCTTATCAGGTTCAGAGTGGGGACAAGAAACTAAAAGTAGCCATGATTCTTCCCGGTCGAATCAACGATGTATCCTGGAATCAGGCAGCCTATGAGGGGCTTAAGCAGGCCGAGAAGGAGTTAGGGGTTGAAATAGCCTATACCGAGAATGTCAGTGTAGCCGATGTAGAAAGGGTTTTGAGAGAATATGCTACGGCGGGATACGATCTCATTTTAGCCCACAGTTTCAACTATGGAGATGCAGTATTTAAAGTCGCTCAAGATTTTCCGAAAATTAAATTTGGATGGGCTACCGGTTTTAAGTCGGCTCCCAATGTAGCCTTCTATGACTGGCCGGCCCATGAAGTAGGATACCTGGTAGGAATGCTGGCAGCTTCTATGAGCAAAACAGGGAAAGTCGGTGCTTTGGGGGGATTCGACGTGCCGGACGTTGTCCGGGCCTTAGAGGGTTTTAAATTGGGAGCCAAAGCAGCAAATCCTGAGATTAAGGTTTTCACCACGTATATTGGAGATTGGGAGGATGCTGCAAAAGCTAAAGAAGCTGCTCTGGCCCATATCGAAAACGGAGCAGATGTCGTTTATATTAATGGAGATGGAATCAGTTACGGAGTTATCGAAGCTGCCAGGGAAAAGGGAGTGTACGCCATCGGTGGCATTGCAGATCAGTATTCTCTCGCTCCGGAAACCGTTCTCAGCAGTACCGTGCTGAATGTGGGATTCACAATCAAAAAAATAATTGAGGACGTTCAGACCGGTAAATTTAAAGAAAGTTATCTGTATAGCTTAAAGGAAGGTGGAGTGGATATTGCCCCTTACCATGAACTGGAGAAAGTAATCCCTCAGGAAGTAAAAGATAAAATTGCCAAAGCTAAGAAGGATATTCTGGAGGGAAAACTCCAAGTACCGGATATTGTTAAACCAACGGAATAA